CCACGGCAGCAGCATCCCCACCCCGACATCCGCGCCCGCCAGCACCAGATACCCGGCGGAGAACACCGCCAGCAACACCACCGCGAGAGAATCCATCACCAGGCTCCTGTCAGAACGTCGGGCTCATCACCGGCGCGGCCGGCTCCGCCGGGGGAGGGGCACCCAGCCCCACCCCCTCCGGACCCCGCCGCGCGAACCGCGCCAGCAGCCACGCGTTCACCCCGAACAGCACCGCGAACAGCACCGAGAACGCCGCGAACGACACCGTGACCGTCCCCGACCCCACACCCGGCGACAGCGCGTCCCGCGTCTTCAGCACCCCGTACACCATCCACGGCTGCCGCCCCACCTCACGGAACACCCACCCCGCCACCATCGCCACATACGGCAGCGGCACCGCCGCGATCATCAGCACGTGGAACACCCGCCCCCGCACCAGCCACCGCCCGAACGGGAACTTCACCAGCGCCACCGCCGCCACCAGCAGCATCAACATCCACATCGTCATCATCAGCGCCTCGCCGACCCCCGCCAGCACCGGCGGACGGTAGTCGTCCGGCCCGAACCGCGCCGTGAAGTCCGCCACCGCGGCCGCCGCCTTGTGCCCGCCCGTCTTCGTCGGCTGCGCGTACTGGAACTGCATCCCCCCGAACACCACCACCGGCATCACCGACACCATCACCGTCAGCAACCCGATCCGCATCGACCGCCGGAAGAACTCCACCTCCGCCGTCCGCCGCAGCAGGTGGAACCCGCTCACCCCCGCCATGAAGAACCCCGCCGTCAGCAACCCCCCGAACAGCACATGAAAGAACGCCAGCAACGCCGTCGGATTCGCCAGCAGCGCCCCCACATCGTCCAGCCGCGCCACACCGTCCACCATCACGAACCCCACCGGACGCTGAAGCCACCCGTTCGCCACCAGCACGAAGTACGCCGACAGATACGCCGTCAACGTCACCACCCAGATCAGCGCCAGGTGCACCCACCGGTTCAGCCGATCCCACCCGAAGATCCACAACCCCAGGAACGTCGACTCCACGAAGAACGCCACGATCGTCTCCAGCGCCAGCGGCGCACCGAACACGTTCCCCGTCACCCGCGACAGCCCCGACCAGTTCATCCCGAACTGGAACTCCATCACCAACCCGGTGACGATCCCCACGGCATAGTTGATGACATACAACTGCCCCCAGAACCGCACCATCCGCGCATGCACCGCACTGCCCGACACCGCCGCCCGCGTCTGCGTCAACGCCACCAGCGTCGCCAACCCCAGCGTCAGCGCCACGAACATGAAATGCGTGCCGGCCGTCAACGCGAACTGCACCCGCGCCAAGTCCAGCGGGTCCGCACCCATCAGCACACGCTCCAAGAATCGATCCGCAACGACCCCACGATCCTCGGCCCCCACCCACCGCCAACGAATCCGGCCAAAGCGTTCAACCGCAATGCGCCTTTCGCGTACCGGCCACCCGCCGCCTACGACTCCGGATGTACACGGCCCCGCCGCGCCCCCAACCCCAGCACGACCGCCACCACCACGTACGGCACCGCCGCCACCCCCATCAACACCCCCGCACCCGCCCACCGCGACCCCACCGCATACCCCCCGTACACCAGCACCGCCACCGCCTCCGCCCCGAACCCCGCCACCGACGTCACCGTCGCCCGCGCCCCATCACCCACCCGCTCCTGCAACCGCGCGTCCGCCCCCGCCATCGCCCACCGGAACACCCCGAACGCCACCGCCACCAGCACCAGCCCACCCGGCCGACCACCCAGCGACCCCACCGCCAGACACACCGCACCCACCCCGAGCACCGGCGCGAGCCACCGCACACCCCGCCCCGCCGCCCAACCGCCCGCCGCATCACCCGCCGTCACCAACAGCACCAGCAACGGCACCGCCGACGCCGCCACACCCGTCGACCGCACCAGCAGCGGCACATACTCATCCAGCGCGGTCACACCCTCCAGAACCACCACCAGCACCAGCGCCCGCCGCACCGCCGGCTCACCCCGCACCTGCGCCCACCCCTGACGCACCACCGACCCCAGCGACGGCTCCTCCGCGTCCCCACCGCCACCCCTGGACTCCGGCAGGAACCACCCCACCACCGCACAACCCACGCAAGCCGCCACACTCGCCGCACCCAGCCCCCGGTACCCCCACACCGCCAGCACCGGAGACGCCACCGCCGACGCCGCCACCACCGCCAGCAGCGACACCGCCTCACAACGCCCGACCAACCGCGCATAGGCGCCCGGCGCCCCCACCCGCTGCAACTCCTCGTACACCAGCGCCTGCATCGTCCCCGAACACAGCGCCGACCCCGCGCCCCACAGCACGAACCCGACCGCGAACACCGGATACGAAGGAAAGAAAGCCCACAGCACGAAACCCGCGCCCGGCAGCAGGGGAGCGACCACCAGCAGCAACCGCCGCGAGAACACATCCGCCCACAAACCGGACGGCAACTCCAGCGCGAACGCCGTGACCGACCAGATCACGAACAGCGACGAAACAGCGGCGGGGGAGAGCCCGGTCTCGGAGAACAGCACCGCGTAGACCGGGTACAGAAGAACGAAATCCTTGAGGAACGCGTAGCCGTACAGCCTCCGCGCGAGCCCCGCCTCAGGTGAAGATCAATGTCGTCGGCGCATGCCCGCACCCTAACCCGCACACATCCACCCACGCACCAGGAAATCCACCAAGGAGCCCTGCGGCACAGAGCCCGTATCGTCTATCTGGCTCACCTGGTCCGGGACCTGGAGATCCCGATCGACCGCCTCCTGGCGGTGCTGGACCAGACACCACCCGAGGACGACGAGAACGGTGCGGCCCTGCCCGCCCGCTGTCCGAGCCGGCCGCAGATCCTGAACTGGCGCAGGCCCGCCGGTGGGCAGCGATACCCGATCACCCCCAGTACTGGCTTTCCGTCTGGGTCTTGGCCAGGACGGGCGACGAGCGTGATGTTCCAGCCTTGCTGGAGGCCGTGCGCCGGGTGCATACGCGCGATAGGGGCCTCGGCCGGTGCTACCGCGACCTGGTCGCGGGGCTGACCCGCATCGGAGGCGACCGAGCGGCACAGATCATGCCGCGGCTGAAGCAACTGTTCGAGGCGCTGTGGGACTGCGAGGCCGACGTCCGAGAACGGGCCGCCGCGCACGTCCAGCTCGCCGACCCCACCCGCGCACACGCCTGCACTACCTGCGCGACGACCCCATGGAAACGTCCGAGGTCCGCACCGCCGCCGCACAGCGCCTCTGCCCTGACACGATGAGGATCTGCCGAGGTCGAAGCAGATCTGCCAGCTGCCAAGCCGTCCGGGCGAACGTCAATGGGGGTCCGCATGGCCGACGTCATCTACAGGGTCGCGGGCGCCACGGAACGGCCAGCCGTGGCGGAGCTGTGGCGAAGGGTCGAGAATGACGCCGAGTTCATGCTCGCCGAACCCGGCGAGAGGACCGCCCCGATGGAGGATCGATCGTTCGAGCTCGTGGCCGGCGGCACCCCGCTACTCGGCGCGCTGCGCGTGGCCGTCGGGCGGTTCCAGCGGGTCGCGCACTGCGGGCACCTCGTCCTCGGAGTGCTGCCCTCACACCGAGGACAAGGAATCGGGACCGGCCTGCTGCACACGCTCATCAAGCACGAAGCCCCCGAACGGGGCCTGACCCGGCTGCAGTTGAACGTCGCCGTCGAGAACCCAGCGCACCGGCTGTACCAGCGGCTGGGGTTCACGATCGAGGGCGTACGCAAGCACGCAGTCATCGTGGACGGGATTCCGCGCGACGAGTACGCGATGGCTCTCCTGTTGTAGCCAGACGCGCCGCCAGCGCGACCCTGCCTCAAAAGCTCCCGACATCAGCGTCGGGCAGTGAACGGCGAGCATTGCCATGTCCCAAGGATGCCCGCAATGGCAAGAAAGCCCGTCGCGCGCGGTTCTCCGATCAAGCAACCAGCGTCGCAGTAAGCCACCATCCGGCGGCCGCCTCACCTTCTGCGGCACCAACATCCAGACCGGCACCGACTCCCACCGGCTCGCCCAGACCCCCGCCCGCGACCAGACCCCCAGCTGACCACAGCTCACCAAAGGGCGGGACCGCGCGGCGACCCGCCCTTCACTCATCACTCCGCCACGCCGTCTGCCCGCAGTCCGAGTACCCGTGAACGTACAAAACTCGATGCCTGTTGAGGTCCGTTCAGAGCGTTCGACGTGGAGACGCCGCGTTACCAGCGGCTCGGCTGACGCTTCTGGCACACGGCTTTCAGATGAGCAACAGGGTCTTCCCCACGGCGGTGCGATCCTCAATCGCGGCGTGCGCGTCAGCAGCGCGTTCCAACGGGAAGGTCTGCCCGATGACCGGCCGGACAAGCCCTGCCGCAGCCTGGGACATCATCTCCTCCGCCCACCGCGTCACGTTCGGCCCGAAACCGAAGAGCTGCTCGATACCTATCAGCTCAACCCCCTTGGACCGGGCTTCCACGGAGTCGATGAGCGTGACCTCGCCACTGGAGGCTCCATGCACCGAGAACCGGCCACCGCGAGCCGTCACCTCGAACGCGGCCCGCCCGATCTGTCCGCCGACACCATCGAACACCACGTCCGGTCCCGCCCCATCGGTCGCCTCGAGCACCCGCTCGGTCCAGGTCGGCTCGGAGTAGTCGACCGCGGCCTCGGCGCCCAGTTCACGGACCAGGTCGAGCTTGCGCGCCCCGCGGGCAGCCCCGACGACCCGAGCGCCCGCCGAACGGGCGAGCTGCACCAGCAGACTGCCGACACCACCGGCCGCCGCTTCGACCAGCACCCACTCACCGGCGCCGATGCCGGCCTTCTCGACCAGGCCCTGCGCAGTGCTGCCGTCGCTGTGCAGGGCGATGGCCTCCGCCAGGCCCAGCCCATCCGGCACTGCAAACAGTTCCTCGACCTTGCTCACGGCACGCTCGGCGAACCCACCGGTCTCTCCGGTACCGGCGATGACACGGCGCCCAAGCCAAGTCGACTCCACCCGCGCTCCGACCGAACTCACACGACCGGCCACCAGACCACCCGGCACATACGGCAACGACGGCCTGGCATGCCACTTATCGACGCCACGCCGGATCTGCGTCTCGACGAACGTCATGCCCGCAACCGCCACATCGACGACGACCTGGCCCGTCCCAGCCACCGGATCCGGCGTCTCACCGAGCACCAGCGCCTCCGGACCGCCGAACCGCAGCGCCTGAACCACCCGCACACCCACCACCCCCTAACCGTTCACTGACAAGGAATGCAAGCATGCAACCTCGACCACACTTGAGATCAAGGTGCCAGCCCAACCACCATCAGAACCGGGTGATGTCGGAACGGTCCCTCCCTGGTACGGAGTTCGTCGCGGGACCCCGGAGCGAAGTCGTTGGCCGCCCGACGGGAGCGTCCAGGGGCGGCCAAGTGCGCCGCCAGCATGTACAAGGTCGAGCTGACCGCGGCGCCGAGCCGCCGGACGATCCCGGACGCCGACGTCTCCAAAGGGCGGAGCCTTCTCGATGCCCGTCGTGTCCGACGCCGGGGGAGGGCTCCGCGGCTGCTCCGCAGACGGCGACCGCCCCGTACCAGTCGCCGCGGCGCGCGGATGGGATCTGGCGCTGCAGAGAGACCAGCCGAAATGCCGAGACGTCCTCGAACAGGGAAACGCGGGGGAGAGGCTTCGTGGGGCTCTGTCAGAGCGTCACCTGGAAACGTTCAAGCCGCCGTCGTTGCGCAGCACCCCGGGGGACACCGCCCAGCGGCATCACAGGTCGATGCGGTACTCGATCATGTCTGAGGGTGATGGGGGAGACGTTCAGTGCGATGAACAGCGGGTCGCTGAGGTCCACAGTCCCGAGGCGTTGATCACGATCGGTGAGGAAGCCGTCGACCCCATCGACCGCGATGGGGACGTTGCGGGCTGCGGCCCCTCGCCGTATAGCCGCAGCAGGCAGCCGTTGACATCTCGGACCAGGTCGGCCAGGTCAGCGACCGTGAGGCCGCATACCTCGGCAGTGCGTGCCACCGCGAAGCCCGCCAACAGCACCCACTAGCTCCACGTCCCGGGCCGCGGCGTGGAGGCGGCGCGGACGACTTCGCCGGGTTGCGCTTTCGCCGAGGAGATCGCCGTGGCGTTGGGGCTGGCCGAAGCGGACATCAGGGCGATCGCCGGAGTGGGCGAGGACAACGCCTGAGACTTGGTGCCACTGCGACACCGTCTGCGATCCGCCTCGTTCTACTTAACATAATGTTCATTATCGATCAACGAGCAAACCTGGTGAGAGCGGGGCGATCGGGACACTCCGGAGCCGTTCACGCGGGGTGCGCCGCGGGCTCGGCGGTGAGTTCGATCCAGAAACGGTCCTCGCCGCGGACGCGCCCGCCGTGCACGCCGCCGTTGGCGAGAATGACCCGCCGGGAAGGCTCGTTGTCGGCGGCGCACGTCAGCAGAACCCGGTCCAGGCCGAGCCGGCGGGATTCCGTCAATCCCGCCGCGAGCATCCGCGTGGCGTGGCCGCGCCTGCGCCACGGGAGCACGACGTGATATCCGATATGCCCGCCGAGCTCGGCGAGCTCCGGCGTCAGGCGATGCCGCACGATCAGAGTCCCGATGTAGTGCTCGCCCGAGACGTACCAGAACGTCGTGCACGGGACGCCCCAGCGCTCCTGGACGCCGCGCCGGCGCGACACGAACGCCTCGAAGTCGCGGTGGGCCTCGTCCAGCCAGTCCGCCGGGGCGCCGCTCGCCAGTTGGTCGGCCCTCTCCCCGGCCAGGAACGACTCGCGCACCGCCGTCGTGGGCGGCGCCAGTCGCGGCGGCCAGGCGAGAACATCCACCGGGCCAGTCTGGCCCAGCCCGTGACGGAACCGGGTTGTCTCCGTCAGGACGCGAAGGCCTGGGCGACGGCGAGGCTGTCCTCGTAGATGTGGTGCCGGACGACCAGGCCGTCCTCGACCGTGAGGTGCAGGGCGAACCGGGCGCGATAGGCGCGTCCGGTGGACCGCGACGTCTGCCGGATCTCGCCCATCACCACCGCGTCGTCGCCGTCCACCAGGATTCGCTCCACCTGCGTGTCCACCCTCTCGGGCACGTGGTGCTCGGCGAGCTGCCGGTAATGCGCGGCGGCATCGGCGCGCCCGGACCGGTGCCGGATCCAGGGCGTGGCGGCGCGGCCGTGCTCCGCCTCGGGCCAGTCCAGCTTCCAATCGCAGTGTTCGGCGTAGAGGGCGGCGATGCGGTCGGGATCGCCTTCGCCGATCCGGCGCAGCAGGTCCTCCACAACGGCGCGCGTGCTCGATGACATGGCGGTTCTGGACATGGGTGACCTCCGTTGATGCGCGTGATGCGCGGTCGGCGAGGTCAGCAACCCTGCCAGCGTCTTCCGCACCGCGTCGATGACCTCCCGGGTAATGGATCAGGTGGGACCCCTGCCCTCCTCCGCGCGAGACCCTCGCGCCCTATTTCACCTCAAACAAGACAGAAGGTGGATTCTGTCTGGTTTGATCACGAAGTCTCAGCGGGCTTTCTGGGCTCGTTGAGGCATGGTCTTGACGGAATCGCGTCCCTGGCCCGGGGGCGCTGCGCGGGCTCAGGTGCGCCGGCGGCGGCCGCTGCTGGACGGGTTGCGCGCCGGATCGACGATCGCAGCGAAGCCGGCGAGGCCCTCGCCGGCGTGGGTCGCACCCGCTCCCCCGGTGGCGCGGCGATCAGCGTCAGGGCCGGTGGTCTGAACCGGGTGCGTGCGGACCGATGAGTTTCTCGGCGAGTTCGGGTCATGTTCAGGACGGCGCGTAGTACTTGACCGGAGGGCATACGGGCCGACCTGCCGTCGCTGCTTCACCGGTGCCGGTCGGCTGACCATGCCCCGTCGACTGAAGGATGTGTCATGTCCGCTAGTGAACCGGATGTCGAACTGGGCCCGTTCTCGTCTCCGGGCGCGCAGGCGACGCCGTGGGCGTCGGCGTTGGCGGTCGTCGGTGAGGCGGAGGTGTTCTGGCTTTCCACGGTACGGCCTGACGGGCGACCGCATGTGACGCCGTTGCTGGCGTTCTGGAGCCTGGGGGGCATGTGCTTCACCACGGGCGCTCAGGAGCGCAAGGCGCGGAACCTCGAGCACAATCAGCATTGTGT
The sequence above is a segment of the Actinomadura coerulea genome. Coding sequences within it:
- a CDS encoding GNAT family N-acetyltransferase, which codes for MADVIYRVAGATERPAVAELWRRVENDAEFMLAEPGERTAPMEDRSFELVAGGTPLLGALRVAVGRFQRVAHCGHLVLGVLPSHRGQGIGTGLLHTLIKHEAPERGLTRLQLNVAVENPAHRLYQRLGFTIEGVRKHAVIVDGIPRDEYAMALLL
- a CDS encoding GNAT family N-acetyltransferase; protein product: MDVLAWPPRLAPPTTAVRESFLAGERADQLASGAPADWLDEAHRDFEAFVSRRRGVQERWGVPCTTFWYVSGEHYIGTLIVRHRLTPELAELGGHIGYHVVLPWRRRGHATRMLAAGLTESRRLGLDRVLLTCAADNEPSRRVILANGGVHGGRVRGEDRFWIELTAEPAAHPA
- a CDS encoding nuclear transport factor 2 family protein; the encoded protein is MSRTAMSSSTRAVVEDLLRRIGEGDPDRIAALYAEHCDWKLDWPEAEHGRAATPWIRHRSGRADAAAHYRQLAEHHVPERVDTQVERILVDGDDAVVMGEIRQTSRSTGRAYRARFALHLTVEDGLVVRHHIYEDSLAVAQAFAS
- a CDS encoding MFS transporter; this translates as MYGYAFLKDFVLLYPVYAVLFSETGLSPAAVSSLFVIWSVTAFALELPSGLWADVFSRRLLLVVAPLLPGAGFVLWAFFPSYPVFAVGFVLWGAGSALCSGTMQALVYEELQRVGAPGAYARLVGRCEAVSLLAVVAASAVASPVLAVWGYRGLGAASVAACVGCAVVGWFLPESRGGGGDAEEPSLGSVVRQGWAQVRGEPAVRRALVLVVVLEGVTALDEYVPLLVRSTGVAASAVPLLVLLVTAGDAAGGWAAGRGVRWLAPVLGVGAVCLAVGSLGGRPGGLVLVAVAFGVFRWAMAGADARLQERVGDGARATVTSVAGFGAEAVAVLVYGGYAVGSRWAGAGVLMGVAAVPYVVVAVVLGLGARRGRVHPES
- a CDS encoding zinc-binding dehydrogenase, whose translation is MVQALRFGGPEALVLGETPDPVAGTGQVVVDVAVAGMTFVETQIRRGVDKWHARPSLPYVPGGLVAGRVSSVGARVESTWLGRRVIAGTGETGGFAERAVSKVEELFAVPDGLGLAEAIALHSDGSTAQGLVEKAGIGAGEWVLVEAAAGGVGSLLVQLARSAGARVVGAARGARKLDLVRELGAEAAVDYSEPTWTERVLEATDGAGPDVVFDGVGGQIGRAAFEVTARGGRFSVHGASSGEVTLIDSVEARSKGVELIGIEQLFGFGPNVTRWAEEMMSQAAAGLVRPVIGQTFPLERAADAHAAIEDRTAVGKTLLLI
- a CDS encoding cytochrome ubiquinol oxidase subunit I — its product is MGADPLDLARVQFALTAGTHFMFVALTLGLATLVALTQTRAAVSGSAVHARMVRFWGQLYVINYAVGIVTGLVMEFQFGMNWSGLSRVTGNVFGAPLALETIVAFFVESTFLGLWIFGWDRLNRWVHLALIWVVTLTAYLSAYFVLVANGWLQRPVGFVMVDGVARLDDVGALLANPTALLAFFHVLFGGLLTAGFFMAGVSGFHLLRRTAEVEFFRRSMRIGLLTVMVSVMPVVVFGGMQFQYAQPTKTGGHKAAAAVADFTARFGPDDYRPPVLAGVGEALMMTMWMLMLLVAAVALVKFPFGRWLVRGRVFHVLMIAAVPLPYVAMVAGWVFREVGRQPWMVYGVLKTRDALSPGVGSGTVTVSFAAFSVLFAVLFGVNAWLLARFARRGPEGVGLGAPPPAEPAAPVMSPTF